In Pyrus communis chromosome 1, drPyrComm1.1, whole genome shotgun sequence, the following are encoded in one genomic region:
- the LOC137748994 gene encoding cyclin-D3-1-like: MDRKHHHQAVESSEEQNPGFLLDTLYCSEEHLVDEQVSAVDYFPEEELVEDSFYSNVSSFKPIKAPIFVEQDLFWDNEELISLSSKESEQNELQKPLQISPPLAGARREAVDWMLRVTSHYSFSALTAVLAADYFDRFLSSLQLQVEKPWMTQLAAVACISLAAKVEETQVPLLQDFQVEDSKYVFEARTIKRMEILVLSTLQWKMNPVTPISFIDYITRRLGLKNHLCWEFLKRCELILLNLISDSRFMSFLPSVVATATMLHVVNNIEPCLLIEYRNQLLGILGINKDKVDACCKLISELTSSGGKGNGKQSNKRKFGSVPSSPNGVMDVSFSSDSSNDSWAVGSSVSSSPEPLSKKRKLNQNPNADILSIIPR; the protein is encoded by the exons ATGGATCGAAAACATCATCATCAAGCAGTAGAATCAAGTGAAGAACAAAACCCAGGTTTCCTTTTAGACACTCTGTACTGCTCCGAAGAGCATTTGGTGGATGAGCAAGTGAGCGCAGTGGATTATTTCCCAGAAGAGGAATTAGTAGAAGACAGTTTTTACAGCAATGTTTCGTCGTTTAAACCAATAAAAGCTCCAATCTTTGTCGAGCAAGACCTGTTTTGGGACAATGAGGAGCTAATCTCTCTGTCTTCCAAAGAATCTGAGCAAAACGAGCTCCAGAAACCCCTCCAAATCAGCCCCCCTCTGGCCGGAGCTCGCAGAGAGGCGGTGGATTGGATGCTGAGAGTCACTTCCCACTACTCTTTCTCCGCCCTAACGGCGGTGCTCGCGGCGGATTACTTCGACAGGTTCCTATCCAGCCTCCAGCTTCAGGTTGAGAAGCCGTGGATGACTCAGCTCGCTGCAGTGGCATGTATCTCTCTTGCGGCCAAAGTTGAGGAGACCCAAGTCCCCCTTTTGCAGGATTTCCAA GTGGAGGATAGTAAGTATGTGTTTGAAGCTAGAACAATCAAACGAATGGAGATTTTGGTGCTCTCAACTCTCCAATGGAAGATGAATCCTGTCACTCCGATTTCGTTCATCGATTACATCACCCGAAGACTCGGTCTGAAAAACCATCTCTGTTGGGAATTCCTCAAGAGATGTGAGCTCATCCTTCTGAATCTAATTTCAG ATTCTAGGTTCATGTCTTTCCTTCCATCTGTAGTTGCCACTGCCACAATGCTGCACGTTGTCAATAACATAGAACCGTGTCTACTAATCGAATACCGAAACCAGCTCTTGGGAATTCTGGGCATCAATAAG GACAAAGTGGATGCTTGCTGTAAGCTCATATCGGAATTAACATCTTCCGGAGGCAAAGGCAATGGCAAACAATCCAACAAGCGTAAGTTTGGTTCTGTTCCAAGCAGTCCTAATGGAGTGATGGATGTGTCATTTAGCTCTGATAGCTCGAATGATTCGTGGGCCGTTGGATCATCAGTCTCATCCTCGCCGGAGCCTCTGTCGAAGAAGAGGAAGCTCAACCAGAATCCTAATGCAGATATCCTCAGCATCATCCCTCGCTAG